The following proteins come from a genomic window of Salvia hispanica cultivar TCC Black 2014 chromosome 4, UniMelb_Shisp_WGS_1.0, whole genome shotgun sequence:
- the LOC125221483 gene encoding uncharacterized protein LOC125221483, with translation MVEEKSTTTTTTAAAKQTVIHVTALDGIVTMNSLFTAAMFIGLSMTAPENATTVLVAACTAKPETVRQLIVYEVLSFSCFLFSSLLAQSLKLQINLRNSMKDPSQARMNVRHLKYCLTAAAAGSVVGCVFLMLSIVDFIRVKLGSLSCGGKPVTAVVVLVVLVGCGLLVYAVTAVLALVTVDEEEEEVLPEA, from the coding sequence atGGTGGAGGAGAAGagcaccaccaccaccaccaccgccgcaGCGAAGCAGACGGTCATCCACGTGACGGCCCTCGACGGCATAGTGACGATGAACTCCCTCTTCACCGCCGCCATGTTCATCGGCCTCTCCATGACGGCGCCCGAGAACGCCACGACGGTGCTTGTCGCCGCGTGCACGGCCAAGCCGGAGACGGTGAGGCAGCTCATCGTCTACGAGGTCCTCTCCTTCAGCTGCTTCCTCTTCTCCTCCCTCCTCGCGCAGTCGCTCAAGCTCCAGATCAATCTCCGCAACAGCATGAAGGATCCCAGCCAGGCCAGGATGAACGTCCGCCACCTCAAGTACTGCCTCACCGCCGCCGCGGCCGGGTCGGTCGTCGGGTGCGTGTTCTTGATGCTGTCGATTGTCGATTTTATTAGGGTTAAATTGGGGTCGCTGTCTTGCGGTGGGAAGCCGGTGACCGCGGTGGTGGTGCTCGTGGTCTTGGTGGGGTGCGGACTCTTGGTTTACGCGGTTACGGCTGTTCTTGCGCTCGTGACCGtggacgaggagg